Below is a window of Desulfobacterales bacterium DNA.
ACGCGCGTCCAGTTCTTCAAGGGCAAAGGGTTTCACCAGATAGTCATCTGCACCGGCGTCAAACCCTTCCAGCTTGTCGTCTAGCGTATCACGGGCTGTGAGCATCAGCACCGGGGTCTGTTTACCCCCTTCTGTTCTCAGCTTCCGACAAAACGTCAGACCGTCCATTCCGGGCAGCATAATATCCAGAACAATTGCGTCAAAATCCTGGGTCAGCGCCAGATGCAGCCCGCCGATGCCATCCATTGCAAAATCCAGCGTATGCCCCCTGGCTTCCAAATAATCGGCGATATTCTCGGCGATATCCTGGTTATCCTCAACAACCAGTATTCTAACGCCATGTTTTGGTTTAAGGTGGCTCATCTATTTTTAGCAATGCTCTCAGGTTATAAACCGAAACGAACTGTGTTGCTAATAGTTACCGTGCCTCACAATCTCACCTTCAATCAGATAAATCACTTCCTCGGCGATATTGGTGGCATGGTCGGCAATCCGCTCCAGATGGCGGGAGATCAGAAACTGGTTGATGAGAAATGCTTCTTCGTCGGAATGTTTTCGCAGGGCCTGCTTGGTAAGCTGATAAACCTCGCTTTGAATATTATCGACTTCGTCATCCATGGTTATCACTTTAAAGGCCAGATCGATATCTAAATTTACCAGGGCGTCCAGACTCATTTTCAGCATGTTTTCGGCCTTCTGGGCCATTTTGGCGTAATCGTAGTAAAAGCTTGAACTTTTGCGTTTTGCCAGGCTTTCCACCCGCTCGGCAATGTTGACGGCTTCGTCGCCGATTCGCTCCAGATCATTGTTGATCTTGATCACCGCCACGATAAACCGCAAATCGACGGCCACCGGCTGATGCAGGGCCAGAACCTTCAGGCATTCTTCCTCAATGTCCACTTCCATTTCATCGATCCGGTGGTCGTCGATGATGATTTTCCTGGCGATCTCGGCATCCTTCAGCTCAATGGCCTTAATCGCCATGCGGACTTCATCTTCCGCCAGGGCACCTAAAGAAAGAATCAGCTTTTTTAATTTTTCAAGTTCGCGGTTAAAGTGCTTGGTCATGGGCAGTTCTCCGTTTAGCCGAAACGTCCGGTAATATAATCCTGGGTCAGTTGATGCCGCGGCCGGGTAAAAATCACCGGTGTGGGCCCGACTTCGATCAGGTCCCCCATATGAAAGTAGGCGGTGCGCTGGGAAACCCGGGCCGCCTGCTGCATGGAATGGGTGACAATCACAATCGTGTACTGTTTGCGCAGTTCATCCATCAGGTCTTCAATGACGGCGGTGGCAATCGGGTCGAGCGCCGAGCAGGGTTCATCCATCAGAATGATCTCGGGACTGACGGCAATGGCCCGGGCGATGCACAGCCGCTGCTGCTGGCCGCCGGAAATGCTTGTGCCGGATTGATTCATGATGTCCTTGACTTCATTCCAGAGCCCGGCTTTGACCAGTGAGGACTCGACGATTTCATCCAGTTCGGTTTTGCTTTCGGCCAGGCCGTGGATGCGCGGACCATAAGCGACATTGTCGTAAATGGACTTGGGAAAAGGGTTGGGTTTCTGAAATACCATACCCACCTGGGCCCGCAAGGGGACCACATCCACATCCGTTTCATAGATATTTTTCCCGTCCAGCAAGATTTCTCCGCTGACCCGGCACCCCGGGATGGTATCGTTCATGCGGTTCAGGCAACGGATAAAGGTGGACTTGCCGCACCCGGACGGCCCGATCATCGCCAGGACTTCATTGCGGCCGATCTCCAGGGAAACCTTTTTGATGGCCTGCTTGTCACCGTAAAAAACATCCACATTCCGGCAGATCATGCGCGGATCATCCACGGTAATGTCGCCCACCGTCCGTCGGCTTTCGCGGCTGACCAGTGTCTTGCCTTCCGATGTTTTCCCTGTTGGTTGCGTTTTTTCTTCAGGCATCCGTTTTTTTGTTTCTGAAATTTCAACTGTTGAAAAAGGGTTAATCAATTCCATTATGATACATCGATATAAATTTGTTCCCAGCCTATGTCAATAATATTGGAGTCGTTTCAATTTAAACGCGGGATGAATCGCCTTTTATTAGTCTCGAAATAGAATTGACATCGCCTGCAAAATCTCCCCTCGCCCCTCTTTCCGAAAGAGGGGTGTTTCCTCCCTTTTAAAAGGGAGGGCAGGAGGGATTTTTAAAAATATATCGTGACAATTATGGGACGCTTAATAAAGACCGGCAGGCCGGATTTCCGATAGGGAACTCCGGCCTGTCATACCCGTACCGTTAAACTATTTTATGGCATTTAGCCGCTCAAGATTTTTCACCGTGTTGTGGAATTGCCTGCGCTCCGCATCCGGCATCGGTATCATCCCTTTTTCGCTCAGATAGCCTTCTTTTCCCCAGGCCTTTTCACTGCTGAATTCGTTCAGATATTCTTTGATGCCCGGGATCACGTCGACATGCGCTTTTTTTACATAAAAGAAAAGCGGACGTGACAGGGGGTACTTGCCGTCGGCAATATTTTCAAAAGTCGGCTGAAAACTTTCAACATAAGCACCCTGAAGTTTATCCATGTTCTGGTCCAGAAAACTGAAGCCGAAAATCCCAACGGCATCGGGGTTGGCTTCCAGTTTTTGAACAATCAGGTTGTCATTTTCACCGGCCTCGATGTAAGCACCGTCTTCGCGGACGGTCTCGGTAACAGCCTTGAATTTCTTTTTGTCTGTTTTCCCCAGAGACTTTATTACTGCGAATTCGCCGGCGCCCTCTACCATGGCCAACTCAACAAACGCATCCCGGGTACCTGACGTGGGCGGCGGTCCCAGGACTTCAATTTTTATGTTCGGCAGGGCCGGATTGACATCTTTCCAGGTTTTATAGGGGTTGGGAACTATTTTATTCGAGCCTTTGGGGTCCGGAACCTCTTTTGCCAGTGCCATAAAAATTTCTTTTCGGCTGAGCTTTAGCATGGCAGCCTTTTTCGAGTTTGCCATGACAATGCCGTCGTAGCCGATTTTAACCTCGATAATGTCTTTGACACCATTTTTTTGGCAAGTATCGAATTCGGATGATTTCATCCGGCGGGATGCGTTGGTAATATCCGGAAGTTCCACGCCCACACCGGCGCAAAAGAGTTTAAAACCGCCGCCCGATCCGGTTGACTCGATTTTGGGGGTTTTGTAGGACGTGCTCTTTCCGAAAGTTTCCGCAACAACTGTTGCAAAGGGGTAGACCGTCGATGAGCCGACAATGCTGATGTAGTCCCGGCTGGATGCAGCATGAATGTTGCCGGCAAATGCTGTTGCAACGAAAATCGAGACCCAGACAACGAACCATGTTTTTCTCATAACTTTTTTCCTCCTGTAATTTAATAAGTTTGTTTCGGCGAACCTGATATTGTCGCCCTTAAATTTTGTACCTAACTTAAGCGGCGTATGTTAGGAAAATATTTGGATTTGAATAGATTCAAATTAAAAAAAAATTGGAATAGTGTTAGGTCGGATACATGGATGTGCGCATAGGGGCATTCGGCTTACCATCGCCGCTCGAAATGCTTTCGCAGAATGATCGCGCCGGCATTCATGATGCATAAAAATGCCAGCAGCACGATGATGGCGGCCGATGTCCGCTCCACAAAGGCCCGTTCCGGGCTATCGGCCCACAGATAAATCTGGACCGGCAGGACTGTGGCCGGATCGTTAAATCCGGCGGGGATGTCCACGATAAACGCCACCATGCCGATCATCAGCAGCGGAGCCGATTCCCCCAGTGCGCGGGCCATGCCGATAATCGCGCCGGTCAGCATGCCCGGCAATGCCAGCGGCAATACATGGTGGGCGACCATCTGCATCTGCGAAGCTCCCACGCCCAGGGCCGCTTCGCGGATCGAAGGCGGAACAGCCTTCAGCGCGGAACTGCCGGCAATGATGATGGTCGGCAGCGTCATCAGGGAAAGCACCAGGCCGCCGACAAGGGGTGCAGAGCGGGGAAGTCCGAAAAAATTTAAAAAAACAGCCAGACCCAGCAGCCCGAAAACAATCGACGGCACCGCCGCCAGATTGTTGATGTTGATTTCAATCAGGTCCGTCCATCGGTTCTTCGGCGCAAATTCCTCCAGATAGACGGCCGTCGCCACACCGGTGGGAAACGACAATACCAGGGTAATCAGCAGGGTAAAAAACGAGCCCATGACCGCCCCCCGGATTCCGGCCTGTTCAGGCTCGCGCGAATCACCGGCCGTAAAAAATGTTCGGTTGAATTTCTTTTGTACCTTGCCCGCAGCCGTCAACCGGTCGATCCAGTCTAATTGCTTCCGGCTGAACCGGCTCTCACTTTCCGGTGCATCCTTTTTTATGTGTCCCTTGATCAACATGTCGATATCATCATCGGCCGGTACCCACACCGACAATTTTTTGCCGATAATTTCCGGTTTTTTCAGCACCATGTCCCGCAGCTGATAGGTTGCTCCGGAGCTGACCAGACCGTAGAGCATTCGTTTGTCCGCCCTGCCCTGTACATCCGGAAACATGGCCTGCAAAGCGTTTTTAACGATAGCGCCATAATCCGCTTTCACCAGTGCTTCCTGGTTGAGAATGCCCGGATCAAAAAAAATGTCCAATTCAACAAAGGTCTGCTGAAATGCCGTATATCCTTTAGAAATGATATTGATGAACAGCAGCGACAAAAACATCAGGCTAAGCGCAATGGCGGAAATGCCATAGAATTTGAAGCACCGCTCGGCACGGTATCGTTTTGCAAGACTCCTGTCGACGATTTGCTGTGCCCGATTCGGTAATTTATCGGATATAGGCTTATTATTCATATTGCTCACGATACTTGCGCACCACCCGCAAGGCGATAATATTCAGCAGCAGCGTCAACACGAACAGCAGCAGGCCCAGGGCAAAAGCCGCCAGGGTTTTGGGGCTGTCAAACTCCTGGTCGCCCACCAGCAGCGTGACAATCTGAACGGTAACGGTGGTCACTGCTTCCAAGGGGTTTACCGTCAGGTTGGCCGACAGGCCGGCCGCCATGACAACGATCATGGTTTCGCCGATGGCCCGGGACACCGCCAGAAGAATCCCGCCGACAATGCCGGGCAGAGCGGCCGGGACAATCACCTTTTTAATGGTTTCAGACCGGGTGGCGCCCAGGCTGTAGGAGCCGTCGCGCAGCGACTGGGGCACGGCGTTGATAAAATCGTCCGATAACGAAGACACAAAGGGAATAATCATGATTCCCATGACCGCACCAGCTGCCAGGGCGCTTTCCGAAGATACATCCAACCCGAGCTGACTTCCGACGCTGCGGATAAAGGGGGCCACGGTCAGCGCGGCAAAAAAGCCGTACACCACCGTTGGAATCCCTGCCAGTATTTCAATCAGGGGTTTGGCCACCGCCCGGAATTTCTTGTTGGCATATTCGGACAGGTAAATGGCCGACATCAGACCCACCGGCACGGCCACCACCATGGCGATGGCCGAAATCAGGACCGTACCTGCGAAAACCGGGATCGCCCCGAAAGCTCCGGAAGAACCCACCTGATCCGCCCGGATGGCCATCTGGGGGCTCCATTCGAGTCCGAACAGAAATTCATAGATCGGTATCATTTTAAAAAATCGAACGGCCTCAAACAATACCGACAGAACGATGCCGACGGTCGTAAAAATCGCGATGGTGGAGCATCCGATCAAGCCATACCGGATGAGGGTTTCAACCTGATTGCGGGCCCGCATGGCGGGCTTTATTTTCGTCCGGATGAAAAGGATGCCGGCCAGGGCCAGTGCGAGGACAATGACCGCCAGGGCGGCGCTGCTGGTGGCTTGCAGTCTCTGATAATGATCGGCCGCAGCCTGGATCGCCGGGCTGATTTTTCCGGATACGATGTTGCCTTCCACCAGGTTTTTAACGTCGTTGAGGATCAATCCCAGGCGTTCCGGCGGCAAGGTGCGAATCGACTCCGGCAGATCGGCTGCCACCAGGTAGGTGATCACACCGTCTTCAAATGCCAGCCAGAACCCGAATACCAGCAGGGCGGGGATTCCGCACCACAGGGCTGTCAGGACGCCGTAATAGACCGGGCGTGAATGCAGCCGCTTGAAACGGGATGTTCCACCGGCAACGGTGAACGCCCGCCGCTTTCCGATGGCGTATCCGAAAGCGGATAAAATCAACAGGATCAGTATTAAAGTATAAGACGGCATCGTATTTAAGATAAATTTATTTTATTCCTGCGGTATAATGGGGCGGAATTGTTAGAATGATATTAGCGCCGGGTTAGATTCTGATGACGAGCCATTTTTCAACGGCAGGAAAATGCTGAACACGCTGCCGGCGCCCGGGGCGCTTTCCACCGTAATCCTGCCGCCGTGCGCTTGAACGATGTGCTTTACGATGGCAAGCCCCAGACCGGTCCCTCCCAAATTTCGGCTCCGGGACGTATCCACCCGGTAAAACCGTTCAAACAGCCGATCCAGATGCTGCCTGGGGATGCCGATGCCATGGTCCTTAAAATGAATTGCGATTTCAGAACCGTCGGATTTTTCGCAGGATATCGTTACCGTGCGGCCTGCCTGACTGAATTTGATGGCGTTGTCGATGAGATTGACGGCCGCCTGTTCAAAAAGGGCCGGATCCAGGAGAGCGGTGAATCCTTTGTCGCAGTTCAGGTCAAGCGATATGTTTTTTTCCCCGGCCTTTGTCTGGCAGATCTGTACGGCGTTGCCGAGGACGCGCTTTAATCCGACGGTCTCGAATCGGATTTCCTTTTTTTCGCCCTCCTGCTCGATCCGCGAAAGGCTCAATAAATCGTCCACGATGGAATTGAGACGATCCACATGCTTTGCGATGATGCCCAGGAACCGTTCGGTTTCCTGGTGGTTGTCCACCGCTCCTTGCAAAAGGGTTTCCACAAAGCCTTTGATGGTGGTCAGGGGGGTTTTGATCTCATGGGAAACATTGGCCACAAAATCCCGCCGCATATTTTCAAGTTTTCTGAGACGGGTTACATCATGCAGCACCACCAGAATCCCCCGCGGGCTCCCGGCTGCATCCTGCAGCGGCGTACCGGAGGCGCTGATAACCCGTTCGTTATTTTTACGCAGGATGATGTCCGATTCCATATAACGCCCGCCGGCCAATGCGTTTCGGACAAACTGCTGAAGTTCGGCATTTCGAATGACTTCCTGGATCAAGCGGCCCTGCAAGCTCCCGACATTGCCGTTGAACATGCGGGCGGCAGCCGCATTCACATTGAGCACCCGCTCGTCCTGATCGATGGCCACCACGCCTTCGACCATGCTGGAAAGGACCGCCTCGAGTTCCGCGCGCTGGTGGACGATGGTCTTAATTTTTTCCTCGATCTGGCCGGCCATCTGGTTCAGTGATCTCGCCAGGCTGCTGAGTTCCGCCGTACCCGTATGGGGCAGCCGATATTTCAACTCCCCCCGGGCAAAATGCTCGGCCCCCTTTTTTATTTCTTCGATGGGCCGGCTGATATAGCGGGAAACAAACAGGCTGGCCACGGCGGTGAGGAGGGCAACCATCAGGCCGCCCAGGGCAATTTTATTTCGGACGCCCTTTAGGGCTTCGTCCACAAAGGAAACCGGAAGGGCTGTCCGAATAACGGCAGCCGTAGACCCTTCCTTTTGAAAAGGAATGGCCACGTACATCATATCCAGGCGAAAGGTGCGGCTGTACCGGATCGAACTTCCCAGGCCCTCCTTCATTGCCTGGAGGATCTCGGGGCGACGGCCGTGGTTGTCCATGTTCTGCGGAGTTTCATCGGTATCGCCGACCACCTCGCCGTCCGGCAGGATGACTGTCATCCGGGTTCCGGTCCGGCGTCCAATGGCCTTGCAGCTAAAATCGATGGCCGATGTGTTCAGAGGAGACAGATAACCTTCAATATGTTTCTCAAACAGATGCGCCCGGGCCTGCAGATCGATTTTAGCCTGATCCAGATAGAATTGCCGCAGCGCATCGGCGGCATACCAGCTTACCGAAATCACCGAAATCACCACGATCAGCAGGTAGGTGGGGTAAATCTGCCGAAACAGTGATTTTGATTTTCTTTCTTTGATCACGGCTGCTCCTTGAAGCGGTAGCCGACCCCCCGGACGGTCTCGATATAATCCCCGCAGGCGCCCAGTTTTTTCCGAAGACCCACGATCTGGACGTCCACGCTGCGGTCGGTCACGGGATAATCGCTGCCGCGCACCGCGTCCACTATTTGAGTGCGGGTAAATACCCATCCCGGCCGCTTTGCCAGGTAATAAAGGACCTGAAACTCCGTATAGGTCAGGTCGACCGGATCGCCGTTTACGGTTACGCTTCGCCGGCCCGGATGGATACTGATTTCGTTGATCTGAAGGAAGTCGCCGTCATCCTCAATTTTGGCATCATGCCTGCGAATGACCGCCCGGATTCTGGCAACCAGCACCCGGGGGCTGAAAGGCTTGGTAATATAATCATCGGCCCCCAGCTCCAGGCCGGTGACAATATCGGCCTCTTCTCCTTTGGCCGTCAGCATGATGATGGGAATTTGCCGGGTTTCAGCATTATCCTTGAGCGTGCGGGCAACCTGGAGGCCGTCGATTCCCGGAAGCATGAGGTCCAGAACAATCAAATCCGGTTTTTCGCTGCGGGCCTTTGCGACCGCCTTTTCCCCCGTCGCAGCACAGATGACCTGATATCCCTCTCTGGCAAGGTTATGCCTGACCAGCTCCAGGATGTCTTCTTCGTCATCCACCACCAGTATTTTTTCCATAGACATAGGCGTTCCCCTGTTTGATATTCCCAAATGCGCGATGGTTGAGATGGTAGTCAATTATAAATACAGCGGGATAATTAAACAACCCTATTAATTTATCGTTAGCATTGAGTTAGATTTTTATTTCGTTTCTTAGCCGATCAGAGCTCTTCCGGCGTAAACGCCACCACGTCGTCTATCCGGGCTGCATCGCTAAACAGCATCACCAGCCGATCCAGCCCCAGGGCGTTTCCCGCGGCCGGCGGCATATCGTCCAGGGACTTTAGAAACTTTTCCGGCATGGGAACCGCTTTTTTGCCGGAGGCAGCGCGCACCTGTCCATCGATCTCAAAGCGCCTTCGCTGCTCAACCGGATCGACGAGTTCGGTAAAGGCGTTGCACAGCTCCAGCCCGCAGATGTAGAGTTCAAACCGCTGGGCCACATTGGGGTTGTCGGGTTTCAGGCGGGCCAGAGCGCCCTTTTGGGCCGGGTAGTCATAGAGAAATACCGGTTTTTCATTTCCCAGGCGGGGTTCGATTTCAAAGGCAATGGCCTCATCAAAGCAATCATTTAATAGCGCCTCTTCCAGCGACTGCGACGCATATAAATGGAAGGCTTCAACAACCGTGAGGCGCTCCCAGGGCGGCGTTAAGTCAATGGGACGTCCCTGGTAAACCAGCCCACATTCCGAGCCCAGCGCCCGGGCCACAAACCTAAGGAGGTTTTCGCACTGCGCCATCATATCAACATAATCCATGCCGGCGCCATACCATTCCAGCAGGGTGAATTCCGGCAGGTGTTTTAGGCCGCGTTCCTTGGCCCGGAAGCATTTGCAGATCTGGAAAATGCGGGGATAACCGGCCGATAGAAGCCGTTTCATGGAAAGCTCCGGCGAAGTGTGCAGAAACCAGCCCCCGGACATTTCCGCGTCGATGTGGGCTTCGGGTGCAATGACTGGAACACGGCAAGGAGTTTCAACCTCCAGATAGTCGCGCTCATAAAAAAACTGCCGCACCGCCTGAATGATCTGGGCTCTTAACTGTAGGTTTTTTTTGATGCGTGCCTGTCGATATGAGTGCATTTGTTAACCACCCATCCTATTAAACCGGCAATTAAAAAGAGAAATTTTTCATTACATTTTGTCATTCCCGCGCAGGCGGGAATCCAGTATTCTCATCAACGTTTCTGGATTCCGGCTCTCCGCTACGCTGCGGCCGGAATGACATATTTAAATGCCGGGTTAATAATAAAGCAATACAAGGTAATATTATATCGGCCTGATTATAAATCCTGACCCTTGAAGTAAGGTTTCAATTCTTCGATCTGAAATGCTTCCTCGATCTCCCGCAGGGTATCGGCCTTTCTGCGCCGGCGGTGCCGGATCAGATAGCCGATATCCTCCAGGATCGCGTAATACGCCGGCACCATGGAAAGGATCAGCAGGGTGGAAAACCCCAGCCCCCACATGATGGCGGTGGCAAGCGGCGCCCAGAAAACAGATTTGCCCCCCAGGCCGAAAGCCATGGGCGCCAATCCGAAAATGGTCGTAAGAGAGGTCAGCATAATCGGCCGCATGCGCACATGGCACGCCCGCACGACGGCCTTATAGAGCGCTTTGGGGTGCTCCCTGCGGTAGCGGTTAATAAAATCGATCAGTACCAGCGAGTCGTTGACCACAATCCCGGAAAGAGCCAGCAGGCCGATGAGGGTGACAAACGTCAGCGGGTTGTTGCTCACCAGCAGTCCCACCATCACGCCTAATGTTACAAAGGGGATGGTAATCATTATGATAAACGGCTGGCTGAAGGAATTAAACTGCAGCGCCAGGATGAAAAAAATCAGAAACAATGCCATCACCGCCGCCTGGCCCAGTTCCCATAGTGACTGGTTGGTTTCCTCCTGCAGCCCCCCGGCGATCAGGCGGGCGCCCGGAAAATCGGGGCTGATCCGGTTGAAGTAATCCCGGGCAATCCCGTTGGCCCTGACCGCCGTCATCTGCTTGCCGCTCAGGTGGGTCAGCATGCCGGAAAGCCCTTTTTTTTCAGTCTGGATATCTTTGATATTGGTGGTCAG
It encodes the following:
- a CDS encoding response regulator transcription factor; the protein is MSHLKPKHGVRILVVEDNQDIAENIADYLEARGHTLDFAMDGIGGLHLALTQDFDAIVLDIMLPGMDGLTFCRKLRTEGGKQTPVLMLTARDTLDDKLEGFDAGADDYLVKPFALEELDARLSALVRRAEGTLPQLCVADLVFDVRKMKVVRAGTEIKLNRVCLKILQILMQASPNIVKRGDLEHALWGDMPPGSDALRSHIYALRHAVDKPFKTPLVQTVHGLGYRLVDSNEISS
- the phoU gene encoding phosphate signaling complex protein PhoU, with protein sequence MTKHFNRELEKLKKLILSLGALAEDEVRMAIKAIELKDAEIARKIIIDDHRIDEMEVDIEEECLKVLALHQPVAVDLRFIVAVIKINNDLERIGDEAVNIAERVESLAKRKSSSFYYDYAKMAQKAENMLKMSLDALVNLDIDLAFKVITMDDEVDNIQSEVYQLTKQALRKHSDEEAFLINQFLISRHLERIADHATNIAEEVIYLIEGEIVRHGNY
- the pstB gene encoding phosphate ABC transporter ATP-binding protein PstB codes for the protein MPEEKTQPTGKTSEGKTLVSRESRRTVGDITVDDPRMICRNVDVFYGDKQAIKKVSLEIGRNEVLAMIGPSGCGKSTFIRCLNRMNDTIPGCRVSGEILLDGKNIYETDVDVVPLRAQVGMVFQKPNPFPKSIYDNVAYGPRIHGLAESKTELDEIVESSLVKAGLWNEVKDIMNQSGTSISGGQQQRLCIARAIAVSPEIILMDEPCSALDPIATAVIEDLMDELRKQYTIVIVTHSMQQAARVSQRTAYFHMGDLIEVGPTPVIFTRPRHQLTQDYITGRFG
- a CDS encoding PstS family phosphate ABC transporter substrate-binding protein, with the translated sequence MRKTWFVVWVSIFVATAFAGNIHAASSRDYISIVGSSTVYPFATVVAETFGKSTSYKTPKIESTGSGGGFKLFCAGVGVELPDITNASRRMKSSEFDTCQKNGVKDIIEVKIGYDGIVMANSKKAAMLKLSRKEIFMALAKEVPDPKGSNKIVPNPYKTWKDVNPALPNIKIEVLGPPPTSGTRDAFVELAMVEGAGEFAVIKSLGKTDKKKFKAVTETVREDGAYIEAGENDNLIVQKLEANPDAVGIFGFSFLDQNMDKLQGAYVESFQPTFENIADGKYPLSRPLFFYVKKAHVDVIPGIKEYLNEFSSEKAWGKEGYLSEKGMIPMPDAERRQFHNTVKNLERLNAIK
- the pstA gene encoding phosphate ABC transporter permease PstA, which produces MNNKPISDKLPNRAQQIVDRSLAKRYRAERCFKFYGISAIALSLMFLSLLFINIISKGYTAFQQTFVELDIFFDPGILNQEALVKADYGAIVKNALQAMFPDVQGRADKRMLYGLVSSGATYQLRDMVLKKPEIIGKKLSVWVPADDDIDMLIKGHIKKDAPESESRFSRKQLDWIDRLTAAGKVQKKFNRTFFTAGDSREPEQAGIRGAVMGSFFTLLITLVLSFPTGVATAVYLEEFAPKNRWTDLIEININNLAAVPSIVFGLLGLAVFLNFFGLPRSAPLVGGLVLSLMTLPTIIIAGSSALKAVPPSIREAALGVGASQMQMVAHHVLPLALPGMLTGAIIGMARALGESAPLLMIGMVAFIVDIPAGFNDPATVLPVQIYLWADSPERAFVERTSAAIIVLLAFLCIMNAGAIILRKHFERRW
- the pstC gene encoding phosphate ABC transporter permease subunit PstC; its protein translation is MPSYTLILILLILSAFGYAIGKRRAFTVAGGTSRFKRLHSRPVYYGVLTALWCGIPALLVFGFWLAFEDGVITYLVAADLPESIRTLPPERLGLILNDVKNLVEGNIVSGKISPAIQAAADHYQRLQATSSAALAVIVLALALAGILFIRTKIKPAMRARNQVETLIRYGLIGCSTIAIFTTVGIVLSVLFEAVRFFKMIPIYEFLFGLEWSPQMAIRADQVGSSGAFGAIPVFAGTVLISAIAMVVAVPVGLMSAIYLSEYANKKFRAVAKPLIEILAGIPTVVYGFFAALTVAPFIRSVGSQLGLDVSSESALAAGAVMGIMIIPFVSSLSDDFINAVPQSLRDGSYSLGATRSETIKKVIVPAALPGIVGGILLAVSRAIGETMIVVMAAGLSANLTVNPLEAVTTVTVQIVTLLVGDQEFDSPKTLAAFALGLLLFVLTLLLNIIALRVVRKYREQYE
- a CDS encoding ATP-binding protein is translated as MIKERKSKSLFRQIYPTYLLIVVISVISVSWYAADALRQFYLDQAKIDLQARAHLFEKHIEGYLSPLNTSAIDFSCKAIGRRTGTRMTVILPDGEVVGDTDETPQNMDNHGRRPEILQAMKEGLGSSIRYSRTFRLDMMYVAIPFQKEGSTAAVIRTALPVSFVDEALKGVRNKIALGGLMVALLTAVASLFVSRYISRPIEEIKKGAEHFARGELKYRLPHTGTAELSSLARSLNQMAGQIEEKIKTIVHQRAELEAVLSSMVEGVVAIDQDERVLNVNAAAARMFNGNVGSLQGRLIQEVIRNAELQQFVRNALAGGRYMESDIILRKNNERVISASGTPLQDAAGSPRGILVVLHDVTRLRKLENMRRDFVANVSHEIKTPLTTIKGFVETLLQGAVDNHQETERFLGIIAKHVDRLNSIVDDLLSLSRIEQEGEKKEIRFETVGLKRVLGNAVQICQTKAGEKNISLDLNCDKGFTALLDPALFEQAAVNLIDNAIKFSQAGRTVTISCEKSDGSEIAIHFKDHGIGIPRQHLDRLFERFYRVDTSRSRNLGGTGLGLAIVKHIVQAHGGRITVESAPGAGSVFSIFLPLKNGSSSESNPALISF
- a CDS encoding response regulator, which gives rise to MSMEKILVVDDEEDILELVRHNLAREGYQVICAATGEKAVAKARSEKPDLIVLDLMLPGIDGLQVARTLKDNAETRQIPIIMLTAKGEEADIVTGLELGADDYITKPFSPRVLVARIRAVIRRHDAKIEDDGDFLQINEISIHPGRRSVTVNGDPVDLTYTEFQVLYYLAKRPGWVFTRTQIVDAVRGSDYPVTDRSVDVQIVGLRKKLGACGDYIETVRGVGYRFKEQP
- the epmA gene encoding EF-P lysine aminoacylase EpmA, with the translated sequence MHSYRQARIKKNLQLRAQIIQAVRQFFYERDYLEVETPCRVPVIAPEAHIDAEMSGGWFLHTSPELSMKRLLSAGYPRIFQICKCFRAKERGLKHLPEFTLLEWYGAGMDYVDMMAQCENLLRFVARALGSECGLVYQGRPIDLTPPWERLTVVEAFHLYASQSLEEALLNDCFDEAIAFEIEPRLGNEKPVFLYDYPAQKGALARLKPDNPNVAQRFELYICGLELCNAFTELVDPVEQRRRFEIDGQVRAASGKKAVPMPEKFLKSLDDMPPAAGNALGLDRLVMLFSDAARIDDVVAFTPEEL